One Chroicocephalus ridibundus chromosome 21, bChrRid1.1, whole genome shotgun sequence DNA segment encodes these proteins:
- the LOC134525848 gene encoding signaling lymphocytic activation molecule-like — protein MGCSERLRLLISLACVWGMCRGARETVLGTLGKATRLRIPPDLRNLTQHFGAAVWKRDTEDPQRKLVLLKYLDGNYTNYMPGRARFHMVDFSLEILNTSREDRQLHEYIVSNGPEEKVWQIQLEVYEPVSHASIQVLGRASANGSCTITLNCTAERGDNVSYSWGSWDTSTRGLCSHNGSLLHLSYPLQNTSIACACTASNPVSRRVVTFNSSKCSYEQGDGAGLRTEHLVLLVVVPVAAVVMLTGGFMAAHLPMAVAVREQQHPPLVEENAVHTIYSQVQRVEKQKVAPAAEHPSCTTIYAAATGLPPDTAPSPRAAPRPPRSPPTEPPSQQGHPSLSQSPDKEPTTVYASVMMPVA, from the exons ATGGGCTGCAGCGAGCGTCTCCGGCTGCTGATCTCTCTCGCCTGCGTTTGGG GGATGTGCCGCGGGGCCAGGGAGACGGTGCTGGGCACCCTGGGGAAGGCGACGAGATTGCGGATCCCTCCGGATCTCCGTAACCTCACCCAGCACTTCGGGGCAGCCGTCTGGAAGCGGGACACGGAGGACCCGCAGAGGAAGCTGGTCCTGCTCAAGTACCTGGACGGCAACTACACCAACTACATGCCGGGACGAGCTCGCTTCCACATGGTGGACTTCTCCCTGGAGATCCTGAACACCAGCCGGGAGGACAGGCAGCTCCACGAGTACATCGTCAGCAACGGGCCGGAGGAGAAAGTCTGGCAGATCCAGCTGGAGGTGTACG AACCGGTGTCCCATGCCAGCATCCAGGTCCTCGGCCGGGCCTCGGCCAACGGCAGCTGCACCATCACCCTCAACTGCACGGCGGAGCGAGGGGACAACGTCTCCTacagctggggcagctgggacACCAGCACCCGGGGACTCTGCTCCCACAATGGCAGCCTCCTGCACCTCTCCTACCCCCTGCAGAACACCAGCATCGCCTGCGCCTGCACGGCCAGCAACCCCGTCAGCCGCCGGGTCGTCACCTTCAACTCCTCCAAGTGCAGCTACGAGCAAGGGG ACGGCGCCGGGCTGAGGACAGAGCATCtcgtgctgctggtggtggtccCCGTCGCCGCCGTGGTGATGCTCACCGGAGGCTTCATGGCTGCCCATTTGCCCATGGCCGTTG CCGTCCgggagcagcagcacccgccGCTGGTTGAGGAAAACGCGGTGCACACCATCTACTCCCAAGTGCAGCGGGTGGAG AAGCAGAAAGTGGCCCCCGCCGCCGAGCACCCCTCCTGCACCACCATCTACGCTGCAGCCACCGGCTTGCCCCCGGACACGGCCCCgtccccccgcgcagccccccggcccccccgcagccccccgacAGAGCCCCCCAGCCAGCAGGGCCACCCGTCCCTCTCACAG AGCCCCGACAAGGAGCCCACGACGGTTTATGCCAGCGTGATGATGCCCGTGGCCTGA
- the LOC134525826 gene encoding SLAM family member 7-like isoform X1, which yields MDVLWCLLLALLLLHRAACASDQVEMVGAVGRSITFFLQSMDTSTAWSFHSEVIVTVKFGNPPEVTFFDDNYKSRLAFPENGSALTISQLRLDDAGTYTAKRNTAKTSFALRVYRELAVPTVTCVAQNCSANGCRYTLRCTASGSGSGNVSYGWSVGVSPLSEGPTVLVEESALEELPLTCVARNPVSSRNATVISPAALCTENTTRPPTTGAYSGSQAGIVAACVAGAVVLVAALVFLIYCKCKGWSVFRLPAAEAMSTEPGAEYMTVYAQVGPYQQSFSSAELHSPKKMLSTNEETSQTVYSTIQATAQTDDEKMGKGAPGCQEQAEETVYSSVGKPECLEEPRHGSAAPMNLL from the exons ATGGATGTGCTTTGGTGCCTGCtgctcgccctcctcctcctccaccgagCAG cATGTGCCAGTGACCAGGTAGAAATGGTGGGGGCCGTGGGCAGGTCCATCACCTTCTTCCTCCAGAGCATGGACACCTCCACAGCCTGGAGCTTTCACAGTGAAGTCATAGTGACTGTGAAATTCGGCAATCCTCCCGAAGTCACGTTTTTTGACGACAACTACAAGTCGCGCTTGGCCTTCCCCGAGAATGGCAGCGCCCTCACCATCTCCCAGCTGAGGCTGGACGATGCTGGGACCTACACCGCGAAGCGCAACACTGCAAAAACCTCCTTCGCCTTACGTGTGTACA GGGAGCTGGCGGTGCCGACGGTAACCTGCGTGGCACAGAACTGCTCGGCCAACGGCTGCCGCTACACCCTGCGCTGCACCGCGTCGGGCTCCGGCTCTGGCAACGTCTCCTACGGCTGGAGCGTGGGGGTGTCGCCGCTGAGTGAGGGGCCCACGGTGCTGGTGGAGGAGTCAGCCCTGGAGGAGCTGCCGCTCACGTGCGTGGCACGAAACCCCGTCAGCAGCCGCAACGCCACGGTCATCTCACCCGCTGCCCTCTGCACAG AAAACACAACCCGCCCTCCTACCACCG GCGCCTACTCCGGCAGCCAGGCTGGAATCGTGGCCGCATGCGTGGCGGGAGCCGTGGTGCTCGTGGCAGCGCTTGTTTTCTTGATCTACTGTAAATGCAAAG GCTGGAGCGTCTTCCGTTTGCCCGCAGCTGAGGCCATGAGCACAG AGCCCGGAGCAGAGTACATGACGGTGTACGCCCAAGTCGGCCCCTACCAGCAG AGTTTCTCCAGCGCAGAGCTACACAGCCCAAAGAAGATGCTGTCCACCAATGAGGAGACCTCCCAAACCGTCTACTCCACCATCCAGGCTACGGCCCAG ACGGACGATGAGAAGATGGGCAAGGGCGCGCCAGGgtgccaggagcaggctgaggaaaCCGTCTACTCCTCGGTGGGGAAGCCGGAATGCCTGGAAGAGCCCCGGCACGGCTCCGCTGCGCCCATGAACCTGCTCTGA
- the LOC134526112 gene encoding mucin-2-like yields MEARGVGTGWLCLAVLCSAAALDLQDEEPGHQSSTQHHDVPAPTGAPTTSAGDTDTLTTWPTATPTLPWTGHPVTTPLATRAGTAGNKTQNTSAVPVRYWSPTIFVVVALLVLFFAYRRTKEEGSRDQAAPASDSSDLGALDHLPTHDTTAIIPAAEEERKGPEPPPAPPHTETTFCEPDPPPPQWNPPTPPPRPTHPLALTEVVFAVEHPKTGSQRQQHGGSRGGHDTKRVKPGSFGLKRLEEEGSAGEGWKLLKNGDFLEFGTPPAS; encoded by the exons atggaggcgCGAGGCGTGGGGACGGGCTGGCTCTGCCTCGccgtgctctgctctgcagctg CTCTCGACCTCCAAGACGAGGAGCCAGGGCATCaaagcagcacccagcaccatGATGTCCCGGCGCCGACGGGAGCCCCCACCACAAGCGCTGGGGACACGGACACGCTGACGACGTGGCCAACAGCCACCCCGACCCTTCCTTGGACTGGGCACCCTGTCACCACCCCCCTGGCCACGCGAGCGGGCACCGCGGGGAACAAAACCC AAAACACCTCGGCTGTTCCCGTCAGGTACTGGTCCCCCACCATTTTTGTGGTGGTGGCTCTGCTCGTGCTCTTCTTCGCCTACCGGCGGACCAAGGAGGAAG GGAGCCGAGACCAAGCCGCCCCCGCCAGTGACTCTTCAG ATTTGGGAGCCCTGGACCACCTCCCCACCCACGACACCACCGCCATAATCCCCGCTGCCGAG gaggagaggaaggggccggagccccccccagccccgccgcacACCGAGACCACCTTCTGCGagccggacccccccccgccccag tggaacccccccacccccccgccccggccgacCCATCCACTCGCGCTCACTGAAGTCGTTTTTGCAGTAGAACACCCCAAAACGGGCTCCCAGCGGCAGCAGCATGGAGGGAGtcgggggggacacgacaccaaGCGGGTGAAACCCGGGTCCTTCGGCCTCAaaaggctggaagaggaggggagCGCAGGCGAGGGATGGAAACTCCTGAAAAACGGAGATTTCCTGGAATTTGGGACCCCACCGGCATCTTAA
- the LOC134525826 gene encoding SLAM family member 7-like isoform X2, which produces MDVLWCLLLALLLLHRAACASDQVEMVGAVGRSITFFLQSMDTSTAWSFHSEVIVTVKFGNPPEVTFFDDNYKSRLAFPENGSALTISQLRLDDAGTYTAKRNTAKTSFALRVYRELAVPTVTCVAQNCSANGCRYTLRCTASGSGSGNVSYGWSVGVSPLSEGPTVLVEESALEELPLTCVARNPVSSRNATVISPAALCTGAYSGSQAGIVAACVAGAVVLVAALVFLIYCKCKGWSVFRLPAAEAMSTEPGAEYMTVYAQVGPYQQSFSSAELHSPKKMLSTNEETSQTVYSTIQATAQTDDEKMGKGAPGCQEQAEETVYSSVGKPECLEEPRHGSAAPMNLL; this is translated from the exons ATGGATGTGCTTTGGTGCCTGCtgctcgccctcctcctcctccaccgagCAG cATGTGCCAGTGACCAGGTAGAAATGGTGGGGGCCGTGGGCAGGTCCATCACCTTCTTCCTCCAGAGCATGGACACCTCCACAGCCTGGAGCTTTCACAGTGAAGTCATAGTGACTGTGAAATTCGGCAATCCTCCCGAAGTCACGTTTTTTGACGACAACTACAAGTCGCGCTTGGCCTTCCCCGAGAATGGCAGCGCCCTCACCATCTCCCAGCTGAGGCTGGACGATGCTGGGACCTACACCGCGAAGCGCAACACTGCAAAAACCTCCTTCGCCTTACGTGTGTACA GGGAGCTGGCGGTGCCGACGGTAACCTGCGTGGCACAGAACTGCTCGGCCAACGGCTGCCGCTACACCCTGCGCTGCACCGCGTCGGGCTCCGGCTCTGGCAACGTCTCCTACGGCTGGAGCGTGGGGGTGTCGCCGCTGAGTGAGGGGCCCACGGTGCTGGTGGAGGAGTCAGCCCTGGAGGAGCTGCCGCTCACGTGCGTGGCACGAAACCCCGTCAGCAGCCGCAACGCCACGGTCATCTCACCCGCTGCCCTCTGCACAG GCGCCTACTCCGGCAGCCAGGCTGGAATCGTGGCCGCATGCGTGGCGGGAGCCGTGGTGCTCGTGGCAGCGCTTGTTTTCTTGATCTACTGTAAATGCAAAG GCTGGAGCGTCTTCCGTTTGCCCGCAGCTGAGGCCATGAGCACAG AGCCCGGAGCAGAGTACATGACGGTGTACGCCCAAGTCGGCCCCTACCAGCAG AGTTTCTCCAGCGCAGAGCTACACAGCCCAAAGAAGATGCTGTCCACCAATGAGGAGACCTCCCAAACCGTCTACTCCACCATCCAGGCTACGGCCCAG ACGGACGATGAGAAGATGGGCAAGGGCGCGCCAGGgtgccaggagcaggctgaggaaaCCGTCTACTCCTCGGTGGGGAAGCCGGAATGCCTGGAAGAGCCCCGGCACGGCTCCGCTGCGCCCATGAACCTGCTCTGA
- the LOC134525886 gene encoding CD48 antigen-like isoform X2, protein MAGRRIAVVFFLFITQACAQPGPLEVVGVVHGVAYLSPSLQDGYPQIHWRRNNTLKIASYENGQEVQYPSTTYKGRLKLFLNYTLKISHLQKSDSSVYQVYLEDKNGKEHIESILLKVYDPVPKPTVKAKVIKDEPALCKVALECSVGLEGVTYEWIPPRKLLLNSSGGSEQLVSFNPSTETYICKVSNPVSSNYASLTYKHPCSWIGESSAAASRTATSVLVALGHVLLLLLLLLVLA, encoded by the exons ATGGCAGGGAGGCGTATcgcagtcgtcttcttcctcttcatcacgCAAG CCTGCGCACAGCCTGGTCCGTTGGAGGTGGTGGGGGTTGTTCATGGGGTGGCGTATCTCAGCCCCAGCCTGCAAGACGGATACCCCCAAATCCACTGGCGGCGCAACAACACTCTGAAAATCGCCAGCTATGAGAACGGGCAGGAGGTCCAGTACCCCAGCACCACCTACAAGGGACGCCTCAAGCTCTTCCTCAACTACACCCTCAAGATCAGCCACCTGCAGAAAAGCGACAGCAGCGTGTACCAGGTCTACCTGGAGGACAAGAATGGCAAGGAGCACATTGAAAGCATCCTCCTGAAGGTTTACG ATCCAGTCCCGAAGCCCACTGTGAAGGCCAAAGTGATCAAGGATGAGCCGGCACTGTGCAAAGTCGCCCTGGAGTGCTCGGTGGGGCTTGAAGGGGTGACCTACGAGTGGATCCCCCCCAGGAAGCTCCTGCTGAATAGTTCGGGTGGCTCTGAGCAGCTCGTCTCCTTCAACCCCTCAACAGAAACCTACATCTGCAAAGTCAGCAACCCCGTCTCCTCCAACTACGCCTCGCTGACCTACAAGCACCCCTGCTCCTGGATAG GTGAGTCCTCGGCTGCTGCATCCCGCACCGCCACCAGcgtgctggtggcactgggacacgtcctcctcctcctcctcctcctccttgttctGGCTTGA
- the LOC134525886 gene encoding CD48 antigen-like isoform X1 — translation MAGRRIAVVFFLFITQACAQPGPLEVVGVVHGVAYLSPSLQDGYPQIHWRRNNTLKIASYENGQEVQYPSTTYKGRLKLFLNYTLKISHLQKSDSSVYQVYLEDKNGKEHIESILLKVYDPVPKPTVKAKVIKDEPALCKVALECSVGLEGVTYEWIPPRKLLLNSSGGSEQLVSFNPSTETYICKVSNPVSSNYASLTYKHPCSWIGITPHRHGAHRRWQNSGESSAAASRTATSVLVALGHVLLLLLLLLVLA, via the exons ATGGCAGGGAGGCGTATcgcagtcgtcttcttcctcttcatcacgCAAG CCTGCGCACAGCCTGGTCCGTTGGAGGTGGTGGGGGTTGTTCATGGGGTGGCGTATCTCAGCCCCAGCCTGCAAGACGGATACCCCCAAATCCACTGGCGGCGCAACAACACTCTGAAAATCGCCAGCTATGAGAACGGGCAGGAGGTCCAGTACCCCAGCACCACCTACAAGGGACGCCTCAAGCTCTTCCTCAACTACACCCTCAAGATCAGCCACCTGCAGAAAAGCGACAGCAGCGTGTACCAGGTCTACCTGGAGGACAAGAATGGCAAGGAGCACATTGAAAGCATCCTCCTGAAGGTTTACG ATCCAGTCCCGAAGCCCACTGTGAAGGCCAAAGTGATCAAGGATGAGCCGGCACTGTGCAAAGTCGCCCTGGAGTGCTCGGTGGGGCTTGAAGGGGTGACCTACGAGTGGATCCCCCCCAGGAAGCTCCTGCTGAATAGTTCGGGTGGCTCTGAGCAGCTCGTCTCCTTCAACCCCTCAACAGAAACCTACATCTGCAAAGTCAGCAACCCCGTCTCCTCCAACTACGCCTCGCTGACCTACAAGCACCCCTGCTCCTGGATAGGTATCACCCCCCACCGCCACGGTGCTCACAGGAGATGGCAAAACTCAG GTGAGTCCTCGGCTGCTGCATCCCGCACCGCCACCAGcgtgctggtggcactgggacacgtcctcctcctcctcctcctcctccttgttctGGCTTGA